CTCTTTGCCCTTAAGTTTGTGAATTATGTGGTTCATACCCACGCGGATAGTTCCCGTCTCTTCTAATATTTTGATCGCCCCTCCGACGAAAAAGACCATAAAAATCATAGAGGCAGACTGGATCCATCCTTTTACTACAGCATTAAAAACATCCCAAAAACCCTGGGGATTTGGATCCACAATTCTGAACGAGTCAGCCACAACCTTAGTGATTGTTCCTTCTTTTACCCGTTCGTATTGCCCGGCGGGGACAATCCACGTAAGGACGGCCATTAAGATGGTGATGATAAACATAAGGGCAAAAACATGCGGTATTTTACTTTTCTTAACCCTATCAGACATAAAAATCTCTCCTTTACGCTTTAGTGTTGTTTTGTGGATTTAGTGCGTCCAATACGTAACGGACAAAAACAGCTATGCCTACTGGCAGAGCCTCATCCGGAAAATTGAATTTGGGATTGTGTAGCGGAATGATTTCCTCTCCCGCCACGCCAAGGCGAAAGATGACCCCCCGATTGACTTTTTGTAAGAAATAGGCGAAGTCTTCTGAACCCATCAGAGGTTTGGTCAGCCGAACGACTTTTTCTTCTCCAAGCACGTCTGTTGCGGCAGTAGCGAGTCGCTCGGTTTCGCCTTCGTGATTAACCACTGGGGGGATGCCAAAGGTGTAGTCGCATATTGCCTTGCATTGATAGGACGAGGCGATATCATTACAGATAGATTCGATACGTTCGCGTATATATTTTCTGATTTCAGGAGAGAAACATCTGACCGTGCCCGCTATTTCCGCTTCTCCTGGAACGACGTTGAAAGCGCTGCCGCTGTGGATTTGGCAAACCGAGATAACGGCTCTCTCGTTGGCATCTATCTCTCTCGCGAGGATCATTTGGAGGCTTATTACCGCTTGGGCTGCAGCCGAGAGGGCGTCGGTGCCTCTGTGTGGATAGGCCCCGTGCGTTCCCTTGCCCACCATATTCACTTTAAATGTGTCGCCTGATGCCATAAAGGGACCCGGGTATACGCCTATAGAACCGAGCGGAACTTCTACCCCCCCGTGAAGTGCGACAATGGACTCTACTTTTGGGTTGTCAAGGACGCCGCATTCGATCATTTTCGCTGCGCCGTAAAGCGTTTCTTCGGCGGGCTGGAAAAAGAGCTTCACCGTGCCTGCGAGCTTGTGGCGGATCTTTTGCAGAACCTTTGCCGTAGCGAGAAGAATAGCGGTATGGCCGTCGTGGCCACAGGCGTGCATAACGCCAGGGTTTTGTGATGAATAAGGAACCCCTGTGGCTTCTTGGATGGGAAGAGCGTCCATATCGGCCCTAAGGCCAATTACAGGCGGCGCGCCTTGCCCCCTCCATTCTGCAGTTCCTCTTATTATGGCGAGGACGCCCGTTTCCATATTGATAGGCACCACTTCGATCCCAGCTTCGCCGAGCTCTTTTTTGACAAAAGCTGTCGTTTCCCGTTCCTGAAACCCCAATTCAGGATGCTGATGAATATGATGCCGTGCGCGGACGGCGTAGTCTTTTACTTCTTCTACCAGTTCCCAGACCTGTTCCCTCATGTATTAACCCCCTTGTGGTTTTGAAAAGTTTTTATGTCCGAAAATAGGGAACGGAGGTATTATATAAAATCAGACGCAAATAACGCAACCCACGCAGGTTAGTTTGCTTAAAAAGCGAGGGCGCCGGGTGGTATTGAAAGAAATTTGGCGCCCTCGCTGCGGCTTTTAAAAACTGCTTTTCAGTTGCTCCCTTTCGCTAAGAAACATGCACTCCGGTTTTTAGTGATGACCTCCATCGCCTGAAATCATATTGTGAAGTTCTTCCACATAATGAACGAACGCTACGTAGGCTTCAACGTATTCACGCCCGGCCTCAACCGACTCGTCTTTATGTTTTTTCGCCTCGATCAACTTTTCAAAACGCGCTTTAATACCTCTCTCGGCAGCCTCAGCGATTTCCCCGGCAAGAGCTTCTACGTCGCCGTCGGCGATGGCCTTGTCAGCGGCGGCTACAGGCGGTTCCACGTAACCGGCTGGTTTGAGCCCGGTGTATGGTGCGCCCTCGCCAGCACGGTGGAGCCTAACGAGGGTTTCAAAGAAGTATATGTCTGCCAACTCTCTGGCTTCTGGCCCTTTTGACCGCACGTTGGTCGCTTTGTCGAAGGCAATGCGTATCTCTTCTTCGCTCTCCTTGTTTACCCATTTCAATACCGGCGCGATGTTGCCCGTCTCCAAGGCCAACCGCGCTTCCGTTACCACGGGGCCGTCGAGCGTGTCGCAGTGGGCTAGGGCTTTATTGGGCCATATCATCAGAGCAATTATCCCGATAATCCCGATGACAACCGCAAATTCAACCGCTTTACTCGTCAAGGAATACATTTCAACTCTCCTTTCGGGTCTTGTTTTAGAAACTCACATCTTTTACCATCCCTTCGGTTGCGCCTTAGTCTTTTAAAGCGCATAAATTACCTCCTTGTCGTTGAAGCTGTGGTATTAAAAGCTTTTTCTGACTCGTCCGCCGTGGGATAGAATTCTGTCTCTTCCTTTTGAATGCGCAGGGCAAGGGCCGCAAAAAACGGTACGAGCTATAACCTTTCCTACAGATCCTCCCACGTATCGCCGCTTGTACAGAAACCGTTCAGCTGCCTTTCGAGATAGCGCTTCAGGACTACTGCGTTATTGTGCTCCCTATCCTTAGCTGCGAATAGGAGCGTAACGTCGCCATTTATTGCAGCCTCAAGTATGGCTTTTAAGACGTCAGGTTTTCCGTCGAGTTCGAGCGCATAATCGCGCGCGAACTCTTCCCATTTAGCGAGTTCGTGGGCGAACTCACGGCGAAGGACTTCGCTGGGCGCTGCATCTTTAAGCCATCCGTCGAGCTTCAAGTCGTCTTTCTTTACCCCTCTTGGCCACAGGCGGTCCACCAGGAAGCGCTTGCCGTCCGATGGAGAGGGAGGGTCGTAAACGCGCTTTGTGTAAATCATCTGGCCACCTCCTCGGCCAGCTCCTCTCCCAATTGGCGGCAACGATCGAGGGCTGCCCTGTCTGGTTGCCACTTGGCCTTAATGCTTTTTGCGGCGACTTTTATCCCGGCATCAGAAAGAGCTTCTTCGATTTTGCCTACTGCCTCGCCGCTCCATCCGTAGGAACCGAAGGCGGCGCCCACTTTGTTTTTGAATTTAAGCCCTCGAAGGTCCTCCAACACGGGCGCAACCGTGGGGAGGATACCGTTGTTTAGCGTCGGAGAGCCGATGATCACGGCCTTTGCCTTGAAGATCTCTACGATCACGTCGTTTCTATCCGATGCGGCCAGGTGGATGAGTTTGTTGGGTATTCCTTTGACTGTAAGGCCACCGCTTATGGCCTCTGCCATCCTCAATGTGGCTTTCCACATCGTGTCGTAGAGGATGACGGCCCCTTTTTGGGGGATTTGGCGCGCCCACTCTTGGTAATTCTTCACAATCTGAAGCGGATCTTTGCGCCAAATTACGCCGTGGCTGGGGGCGATAATATCTACGGGAAGCTGCAAAGAAAGAAGTTCGTCGATCTTCTTGAGCACAAGGTCGCTGAAGGGGGTGAGGATGTTTGCGTAATATTTGAGCGCTTCCTCGTAAAGCTCTTCTTGATCCACTTCATCGTTAAAGCGAAAGGCCGTAGCATAGTGCTGGCCGAAGGCGTCGTTGGGCATAAGGATGTTTCGACCCGATATGTAAGTGAACATACTGTCAGGCCAATGCAACATCGGGGCGTCTATAAAGAGAAGCTCCGAGGAGCCGAGGGAAAGGCGCTCCCCGTTTGACACCGTGCGAATATTCCAATTCTGATGGTAGTGCCCGGGTATGCTTTCCAATCCGCGCTTTGAGGTTATAAGGGTCGCGTTTGTGGCGATTCTCATAACCTCGGGCAATGCGCCGGAGTGGTCCATCTCTGCGTGGTTTGTGACGACGTAGTCGATCTTGGAGGGATCTATGATCTCGCGGATATTATCCAAGAGCCTGTCGCTAAAAGGTTCCCACACGGTGTCTATAAGAGCCACCTTTTCGTCCACAATGAGATAGGCATTGTAGGATGACCCTCTATGCGTGGAAAGCTCGTAGCCGTGGAATTTGCGGATGCCCCAATCCACGGCACCTACCCAGTAAACTCCTTTGGAGATCTCGACCGCCATTTTAAACGCCTCCTCAACCTGCCCTTTCGGGCCTTAGGGTTACTGATCTCTCCTTAGGTTTTAATATTTAGGTATCATAATACCATAATTGGTTTCTCTGTCAAGCCCTCGTAAGAAGGCTGCTTGGATTCATGACATTTTCCTTAGCTTACAGGGCAAGGCCGCTAAAAGGTGGATTAGGTTATGTGTCGTTATAAGACGACCTGACGGCCGCATAAAACTGGTCGGCGGGCGGACAGGTCATTTTCGTCTCAATACAATACACTGCGAGGGGGCATTTTGCCCCCTCGCAGTGAGTGGTTTCTTATCTATGAGTATTAGGCGATTTCGCCTATTATTGTCGATTTTCAGAGAAGTTGAGCCGCTGTTCGAACCGCCATCGCGCTATCTCGTTTTGGAGAGAAAGCATCCTTTCATGAAGTTGGGATGCCTTAGCCCTATCTATGCGGCCTTCATACACCATAGACTGAAGCTCTAAACGAGTTCTTTCGAGCTGGCGCATATTTTCGGCGATCTTGGGCGGAATTTCTGTGCCGTAAGGGGCATTGTTCAATCGCGACCTCGAGTCAAAATCGCCCCCCTGTGGGCCGTATCCCCAGTTCATCGCACCCAGCCCGTAACCGCATCCTCCGTAACCTGACCTCCAGCCTCCCATCATGCCTCTGGGGCCATAACCTCCGCCCCACATGTGGTGCGGTTCGAATCCATAACCGCCATACGCTAAAGCGGAGCCAGCCGCCGCAACGAGCGCTACCAATGCCAAAACGGCTATTGTCGAACGTTTCATGCCTATCGCCTCCTGTACTTTGTCTCTAATTTCTAACTTGGTTCGATTTTATTCTCGGTTATTAAGTTGCGCCTCGGCATTTTACGAAGCCCTAAGATAGGCAATAATACGCAACCCTGGGGATGGCTCTGGTTGCCCCCTTCATCGTAGCTGCGCCGGAGCGGCATTATATGCAAGCAGCGTTAACTTAAAATCTGCGGAGACTGCGGATCTTTTCGTGCGCCCAGTCGAGCACGGCCTTCAATCTGTCGTTTAAGAGAACCTGTGCCTCTTCGTATGGGACCCATCTGTATTCGTTGTGCTCCGGTCGCCCAAGCTCTGTAGAAACGGGAAGTGTAACTTCTTTCGCCTTTGACTCCGCTATGTAGAACCTCGCGACCTTGCCGCGACCGTATGGAGGGGTTTCTATGAAGTCGTCGTAAAACCGAAGGCCGGTTAAACCCGTCTCTTCAGCGACCTCACGCTTCGCTGCCTCAAGCGGATCTTCGGATTGCTCAATTCCCCCTTTGGGGAAGTCCCAGTTTCTGTAAGCTCGAAGTAGTAGATACAGGATTTTATTGCCTTCTACGAAAAATATGACGGCGCCTGAGCTTTTGCTTTTTACTTTCATTTTTAGTCGTTGCTCCTGCGGCAAGAGCTTACGGCATCTCTTATGCCCTCGTATCCTGTGCAGCGACATATGTTGGACGATAGCCACTCTTCAACCGTTTCGTCATCGGGATTTGGGTATTTACTCAAAAGCGCGTGAGCGTTGAGCAGAAAGCCGCTCGTGCAGAAGCCGCACTGAAATCCACCGTAATCGGCGAAAGCCTTTTGGAGTTCAGGGTCGTTTAGGCCCTCTATCGTAGTAACCTCATGCCCTACGGCTTCAACTGCAAGCATCATACAAGACTTCACCGGGATGTCGTCTAAAAGGACAGTGCAGGCGCCGCAATCACCGTTTTCGCACCCCGCTTTGGCGCCCGTCATACCTAAGCGCTCTCGCAAAACCCTAAGGAGTGTGTCCGCCGGACGCAGGGCGACCCGCCGCTTTTTGCCGTTTACAGAAAGCGTTACCTCGTTAAGCCCGCTGTATATCTTCATTACTTTCGCACCCCCAGCTCCTCAAAAATTTGAGCCACCGAAAGTTCCGTAAGCAAACGGCGGTAATCCGACGAGGCCCATACGTCGGATATAAACGACCTGGCAAAGGGTTCGATTAGCTCGGCAAAAGGACCCGCGGCGCTGGCGTCTTCTTTAAAGCCACCGGTTGAGTCGAGCAAAACGGGGTAACCGAAAGCTCCACTTAACGCGATGCGGATCGCGCCTTTTGCCTTAACTCCAGCTGCAGTTACGATGGGATAAGCGATGCGCCCTCCCTTTGTTTTGCGCACAACGCTATAGGGAAGTTCAAGCGCCTCCTTTGGCACCGCCATTTGCACCAGGAGCTCACCCGGCGCGAGTTTCAGCCTCTTGTCGAATATGGCCCTTAAAGGCACCCAGTGCGTAGATTTTTCTTCCGCAATTAAAGCCTCTCCTTCGCAAAGCAAAAAAGGGAGGATCGCCTCTCTATAAGGTAAGCGGCCGCAGACGTTTCCGCCGAGCGTCAGGCGGTTTCTTACGGTCCTGTCGGCAATGCCGCGGCAGGTGCGAGCAAGAAGCGGAAAGACCTTCGAATCGGCGATTTCAGAAAGCACAAGCGCGCTTCCAAATACTGCCCTTTCCCCTTTTATGCCTAAAACCCTGCATTCTGGTATCGATTTTATGTCTATGAGCGCACCAGGATAAATCTGCCCCTTTCGGCAAAGCGTGACGATTTCCGTCCCCCCGCCGTAGTAAAGGGGCGCCCTTTTGCTTTCTTTAAGCTCAGCATAGGCCTTTACGGCCTCTTCTATTGTTTCAGCCTTGCAGTAATCGAAGTCGAAAGGAATCATGCTTCTTCCCCCCTCATGACGCGCCATGTTCTTTCTGCCGTTACGGGAAGCTTGTTTATGGGTCTTCCTATGGCTCTTGAAACGGCGTTTGCGAGGGCAGCAGGAATCCCTATCACTCCCTGCTCTCCCATCCCTCTCATGCCGTAAGGGCCGTCTTTTTGTGGCGTTTCTACGAAGTCGATGTAATATTTCGGGTCGCTCCCGATGCGCGGTAGCTTGTAAGTGCGAAGCGATCCATTTACGACCTGGCCGCGGTCGTTAAAGAAAAAGCCCTCGCTCGTGGCGAAGCCCAAAGCCATTTGTATTGCCCCTGCGAGTTGGCCTCTTGCGATTGCGGGGTTTATCAGTTTACCTACGTCGAGCACAGAAGCTGCGGATATCACCTCGAAGCTGCCGTCGCGAAGGTCCAATTCGACCTCAACGGCTTGGGCGCCGAATGTCCATTCCAAAGCGGGGTGCCCTTGGCCCGTCTCAGGATCGATCTCGGTGAGGCGCCTGGCGATGTAGCGCCCCCTTCCTATAACCTGTCCTCCTACGGCGTGCCCGTTTTCGTAAACGTAGCCGAGCGCTACCTTGGACAGCTCAAGGCCAATTTCGGGTTCATCTGGCAAAAACACGCGCCCTCCCGAAACCTCAAGCTCCTCTGGCAGACAGTGTAAGACCTGGGCGGCAGTTTGTTTCATCTGGTTTATGGCGTCATCGCAGGCCTCGATGACGGCCTTTCCTACCATGAAAGTGGTCCTGCTCGCCGCGGTGGCCCAGTCGTGAGGGTGCCGCCTGGTGTCGAGTTCCGTTACCACGTGGATTTTATCGAGGCCAAGCTTCAGCCTTTCGGCGGCGATCTGTGCTATGGCCGTCATAGCGCCGGAACCTATTTCCACGGCGCCAGTAATCACGTTTGCGCTTCCGTCTTCGTTAAAGGTTACAATAGCCCCTGCATCGGCACTCGTGGGCATGGCCGGCGACTTCCAAAGGCAGGCTATGCCCTTGGCGCGCACCTTTCCGTTGCCTGTTTTTATCCTGTCCCCTTCGCTCCATTTGATCATTTCGGCGGTTTTGCTTATGCACCTGCGCAAGTCCCCCGTGTTCAAGTCGAGGACGCTCCCTGTAGGTGTCGTATCGCCGGCTTTTATGGCGTTTTTGAGGCGAAGCTCCACAGGGTCCATGGCAAGTTTTTCGGCCAGGACGTCGAGCGCTCTTTCTACGGCGGTGGCGAGCTCTATGTGCCCAAAGCCCCTGTAAGCTGTGGCGAAGGGGTGGTTTGTATAAACACAGAGAGAGTCGCAGCGCACGTTATCGACCTTGTACGGGCCCGTGCAGGATATGGCCGCGGCCCTGCTGATGTTTACGGCGTAGTCGGCATACCCCCCGCTGTCGAACAAAAACAACAGATCCATGCCGAGTATCTGCCCGTCCTTCGTTGCAGCTATCTTTATGGTTGCGTCAAGGCCTATATGGCCGGGCGAGGAGGTCATATCCTCCTCGCGGCCGTTGACAAGCTTAACTGGGCGGCCGCCCGCGCTTTTTGAAAGAAGATATGCCAACCCCTCGAGCTGGATCCCGGCTTTGCCTCCAAAACCGCCGCCCAGATATGGGGCTATCACGGCTATCTTTCCTATGGGGATGCCGAAACCGATAGCAAGGAGTGACCGCACAACGAAAGGGGCTTGTGTTGAAGATATGATTACGACGGACCCGTCGGGGCGGATTTCGGCTATCGAGCCGCGTGGTTCCATGGCGCCGTGGTCTCCCGGCGGAAAAGAGACGTCAACCTCCACTACTGTGTCCGCTTCCCTGAAGGCCCGCTCCACATCGCCTTTTCTGATCTTCGTCCTGTTTGCCACGTTTGTTCCCGGCTCTGGCATTATTGCCGGTATGTGTCGGTAAGAAGCCATGTCCTCGTGAAGGATGGGAGCGTCCGGCTTTAGGGCGTCCTTGGGCGAAAGCACTGGCCGCATCGGCTCGTATTTAACATCCACCAAAGCGGCTCCCGTCGCGGCCGCGGCTTCGTTTTCTGCCACTACGGCGGCTACGGGTTCGTAAAAATGGCGGACGACCCCTCTTGCAAGCGGGGGTTTGTCTCCCAGATAGATGCCCAAGTTCCATGGAAAGTCTTCCCCTGTTACTACGGCCAAAACGCCGTCTGCATTGCGTGCCTTTGACGTGTCTATCGAAACGATCCTGGCATGAGCGTGAGGGCTCGTGACTAAAGCGGCATGAAGCAGCCCCGGAAAATAAATGTCATTGACGTAGCGTGCCCTTCCTGTGACTTTCTCCGCGCTTTCTATACGTGCCATTGACTCTCCAACAGAGCGGAGTATGTCCTCCAATGC
This genomic stretch from Acetomicrobium sp. S15 = DSM 107314 harbors:
- a CDS encoding bis(5'-nucleosyl)-tetraphosphatase, with product MKVKSKSSGAVIFFVEGNKILYLLLRAYRNWDFPKGGIEQSEDPLEAAKREVAEETGLTGLRFYDDFIETPPYGRGKVARFYIAESKAKEVTLPVSTELGRPEHNEYRWVPYEEAQVLLNDRLKAVLDWAHEKIRSLRRF
- a CDS encoding flavodoxin domain-containing protein — translated: MAVEISKGVYWVGAVDWGIRKFHGYELSTHRGSSYNAYLIVDEKVALIDTVWEPFSDRLLDNIREIIDPSKIDYVVTNHAEMDHSGALPEVMRIATNATLITSKRGLESIPGHYHQNWNIRTVSNGERLSLGSSELLFIDAPMLHWPDSMFTYISGRNILMPNDAFGQHYATAFRFNDEVDQEELYEEALKYYANILTPFSDLVLKKIDELLSLQLPVDIIAPSHGVIWRKDPLQIVKNYQEWARQIPQKGAVILYDTMWKATLRMAEAISGGLTVKGIPNKLIHLAASDRNDVIVEIFKAKAVIIGSPTLNNGILPTVAPVLEDLRGLKFKNKVGAAFGSYGWSGEAVGKIEEALSDAGIKVAAKSIKAKWQPDRAALDRCRQLGEELAEEVAR
- a CDS encoding xanthine dehydrogenase family protein molybdopterin-binding subunit — protein: MEDILRSVGESMARIESAEKVTGRARYVNDIYFPGLLHAALVTSPHAHARIVSIDTSKARNADGVLAVVTGEDFPWNLGIYLGDKPPLARGVVRHFYEPVAAVVAENEAAAATGAALVDVKYEPMRPVLSPKDALKPDAPILHEDMASYRHIPAIMPEPGTNVANRTKIRKGDVERAFREADTVVEVDVSFPPGDHGAMEPRGSIAEIRPDGSVVIISSTQAPFVVRSLLAIGFGIPIGKIAVIAPYLGGGFGGKAGIQLEGLAYLLSKSAGGRPVKLVNGREEDMTSSPGHIGLDATIKIAATKDGQILGMDLLFLFDSGGYADYAVNISRAAAISCTGPYKVDNVRCDSLCVYTNHPFATAYRGFGHIELATAVERALDVLAEKLAMDPVELRLKNAIKAGDTTPTGSVLDLNTGDLRRCISKTAEMIKWSEGDRIKTGNGKVRAKGIACLWKSPAMPTSADAGAIVTFNEDGSANVITGAVEIGSGAMTAIAQIAAERLKLGLDKIHVVTELDTRRHPHDWATAASRTTFMVGKAVIEACDDAINQMKQTAAQVLHCLPEELEVSGGRVFLPDEPEIGLELSKVALGYVYENGHAVGGQVIGRGRYIARRLTEIDPETGQGHPALEWTFGAQAVEVELDLRDGSFEVISAASVLDVGKLINPAIARGQLAGAIQMALGFATSEGFFFNDRGQVVNGSLRTYKLPRIGSDPKYYIDFVETPQKDGPYGMRGMGEQGVIGIPAALANAVSRAIGRPINKLPVTAERTWRVMRGEEA
- a CDS encoding (2Fe-2S)-binding protein — translated: MKIYSGLNEVTLSVNGKKRRVALRPADTLLRVLRERLGMTGAKAGCENGDCGACTVLLDDIPVKSCMMLAVEAVGHEVTTIEGLNDPELQKAFADYGGFQCGFCTSGFLLNAHALLSKYPNPDDETVEEWLSSNICRCTGYEGIRDAVSSCRRSND
- a CDS encoding FAD binding domain-containing protein, whose product is MIPFDFDYCKAETIEEAVKAYAELKESKRAPLYYGGGTEIVTLCRKGQIYPGALIDIKSIPECRVLGIKGERAVFGSALVLSEIADSKVFPLLARTCRGIADRTVRNRLTLGGNVCGRLPYREAILPFLLCEGEALIAEEKSTHWVPLRAIFDKRLKLAPGELLVQMAVPKEALELPYSVVRKTKGGRIAYPIVTAAGVKAKGAIRIALSGAFGYPVLLDSTGGFKEDASAAGPFAELIEPFARSFISDVWASSDYRRLLTELSVAQIFEELGVRK
- a CDS encoding DUF488 domain-containing protein, translated to MIYTKRVYDPPSPSDGKRFLVDRLWPRGVKKDDLKLDGWLKDAAPSEVLRREFAHELAKWEEFARDYALELDGKPDVLKAILEAAINGDVTLLFAAKDREHNNAVVLKRYLERQLNGFCTSGDTWEDL
- a CDS encoding DUF6448 family protein; translated protein: MYSLTSKAVEFAVVIGIIGIIALMIWPNKALAHCDTLDGPVVTEARLALETGNIAPVLKWVNKESEEEIRIAFDKATNVRSKGPEARELADIYFFETLVRLHRAGEGAPYTGLKPAGYVEPPVAAADKAIADGDVEALAGEIAEAAERGIKARFEKLIEAKKHKDESVEAGREYVEAYVAFVHYVEELHNMISGDGGHH
- a CDS encoding M20 metallopeptidase family protein; translated protein: MREQVWELVEEVKDYAVRARHHIHQHPELGFQERETTAFVKKELGEAGIEVVPINMETGVLAIIRGTAEWRGQGAPPVIGLRADMDALPIQEATGVPYSSQNPGVMHACGHDGHTAILLATAKVLQKIRHKLAGTVKLFFQPAEETLYGAAKMIECGVLDNPKVESIVALHGGVEVPLGSIGVYPGPFMASGDTFKVNMVGKGTHGAYPHRGTDALSAAAQAVISLQMILAREIDANERAVISVCQIHSGSAFNVVPGEAEIAGTVRCFSPEIRKYIRERIESICNDIASSYQCKAICDYTFGIPPVVNHEGETERLATAATDVLGEEKVVRLTKPLMGSEDFAYFLQKVNRGVIFRLGVAGEEIIPLHNPKFNFPDEALPVGIAVFVRYVLDALNPQNNTKA